A genomic stretch from Microtus pennsylvanicus isolate mMicPen1 chromosome 11, mMicPen1.hap1, whole genome shotgun sequence includes:
- the LOC142860290 gene encoding schlafen family member 2-like, with amino-acid sequence MSPRLQTTQLGNRRTHGKEIQVENENAAGDMAITVDLETDYAELVLNVEAITLGEKNRKKLKNQLLRKRENENISRAVCALLNSGGGVIKAKIENENFSLPRDGLGLDLEASLCKCLPFVGRHLDFMARGGYLNIFVKPWSLDVFGLPICILRTNLYFRSFSSSSEMNAAAALEFLQDLEEVGGRSCVRPELPANRACPGVEEESDLEDLAAAVFNKTQFQHQEDFPFTRSTHVEVTLLSVKQLRKCIKELIPRTVSAFANTDGGYLFIGLDGKKQQIIGFEAEKSDLENLESEIEKCIRQLPVTHFCEEQEKIKYTCKFIPVLRQGAVCSYVCALRVERFCCAVFAAEPESWHVEDSCVKKFTTEQWVKSLMDGK; translated from the exons ATGAGCCCCAGACTTCAAACAACTCAGCTAGGCAACCGCAGAACTCATGG GAAGGAAATTCAGgttgaaaatgaaaatgctgcTGGGGACATGGCCATCACCGTGGATCTGGAAACAGACTATGCTGAGCTGGTTCTAAATGTGGAAGCAATCACACTTGGGGAGAAGAatagaaagaagttgaagaaccAACTCCTCAGAAAACGGGAGAATGAAAACATCTCTCGAGCTGTGTGTGCCCTCCTGAACTCTGGAGGTGGGGTGATTAAGgctaaaattgaaaatgaaaattttagccTTCCCAGAGATGGATTGGGACTGGATTTGGAAGCCTCTCTTTGTAAATGTCTGCCGTTTGTGGGGAGGCATCTGGACTTCATGGCGCGTGGAGGCTACTTGAATATCTTTGTGAAACCATGGAGTCTGGATGTCTTCGGTCTGCCGATCTGCATCCTGAGAACCAATTTGTATTTTAGAAGCTTTTCATCTTCAAGTGAAATGAATGCCGCTGCTGCTCTCGAGTTCCTCCAAGacctggaggaagtgggagggagaTCCTGTGTCAGACCAGAGCTGCCTGCAAACAGAGCCTGCCCTGGAGTAGAAGAAGAGAGCGACCTGGAGGACCTGGCTGCTGCGGTTTTTAATAAGACACAATTTCAGCACCAGGAAGACTTCCCCTTCACCAGATCCACCCATGTTGAAGTTACATTGCTTTCTGTGAAACAGCTGCGAAAATGCATCAAAGAACTCATCCCTCGAACTGTATCTGCGTTTGCAAACACTGACGGGGGATATTTGTTCATTGGTTTGGATGgaaaaaaacagcaaataatTGGTTTTGAAGCAGAGAAGAGCGATCTTGAGAATCTAGAGAGTGAAATAGAGAAGTGCATTCGACAGCTGCCAGTCACTCACTTCTGTGAGGAGCAGGAGAAGATAAAGTACACATGCAAATTCATCCCAGTCCTCAGACAGGGAGCCGTGtgctcatatgtgtgtgcactcagagTGGAGAGATTCTGCTGTGCTGTGTTCGCTGCAGAGCCCGAGTCCTGGCACGTGGAAGACAGCTGTGTGAAGAAGTTTACCACTGAGCAATGGGTCAAGAGCCTGATGGATGGCAAGTAA